Proteins encoded together in one Pseudomonas arsenicoxydans window:
- the rimJ gene encoding ribosomal protein S5-alanine N-acetyltransferase, which translates to MTILSLPCKRVTLAILSPSQAPLESDFYQRNQAHLAPWSPVRPDDYYTPEKIRSRLEQQALAFKDGYAVHFAVLDRDSEQMIGACNFSGIIRGAFQACYLGYHIDHSRQGLGLMHEALQGGIRYMFETMNLHRIMANYIPGNERSARLLERLGFEREGYAKAYLNIGGRWQDHVLTALASKVYIDPDQYWARQLS; encoded by the coding sequence ATGACAATCCTCTCCCTGCCGTGCAAACGCGTGACGCTGGCGATCCTCAGCCCCAGCCAGGCCCCGCTGGAAAGCGACTTCTACCAGCGCAACCAGGCTCACCTCGCCCCGTGGTCGCCGGTTCGGCCCGACGATTACTACACGCCCGAAAAAATCCGCTCGCGCCTGGAACAGCAGGCCTTGGCCTTTAAAGACGGCTATGCAGTGCACTTTGCGGTGCTGGATCGCGACAGCGAGCAAATGATCGGTGCGTGCAATTTCAGCGGCATCATCCGGGGGGCATTTCAGGCGTGCTACCTCGGCTACCACATCGACCATTCCCGCCAGGGCCTGGGTTTGATGCATGAAGCCCTGCAAGGGGGCATCCGCTACATGTTCGAAACCATGAACTTGCACCGGATCATGGCCAACTACATCCCCGGCAACGAGCGTAGCGCCCGGTTGCTGGAGCGTCTGGGCTTCGAGCGCGAAGGTTATGCCAAGGCGTACCTGAACATCGGTGGGCGCTGGCAGGATCATGTGCTGACGGCACTGGCCAGCAAGGTCTATATAGACCCTGATCAGTACTGGGCAAGACAACTTTCCTAA
- the mexE gene encoding multidrug efflux RND transporter periplasmic adaptor subunit MexE: MEQSLKHLRFPLALLAVLVMSACGKAPESAATMPAAKVSVAKVLEQPVNEWDEFTGRLEAPETVEIRPRVSGQIDDVAFTEGALVKKGDLLFQIDPRPFQAEVRRLEALVAQARANANRSDNEAQRGERLRTSNAISAELADSRTSAAQEARAAVGALQAQLDLAKLNLSFTRVTAPISGRVSRAEITAGNLVTADTTALTSVVSTDKVYAYFDADERVFLKYTQLARQGKRGATTPVYLGLSNEDGNPHQGVMNFVDNQVNPKTGTIRGRAVFDNTDGTYTPGLYARLKLVGSGTYSAVLINDEAVGTDLGKKFVLVMDADNKTAYRAVELGPKIEGLRIVRSGLNKDDTVIVKGLQRVRPGSPVTPEVIPMASEQTLAALAQQRQALEASNLPQVAPAKVAPGTVVKLAAATPRG; this comes from the coding sequence ATGGAACAGTCACTCAAACATTTGCGCTTCCCGTTGGCCTTGCTGGCCGTACTGGTGATGAGCGCCTGCGGCAAGGCCCCGGAGTCTGCCGCCACCATGCCCGCGGCCAAAGTCAGTGTCGCGAAGGTGCTGGAACAACCGGTCAACGAGTGGGACGAATTCACCGGGCGTCTTGAAGCGCCGGAAACCGTAGAAATTCGTCCACGGGTCTCGGGCCAGATCGATGACGTGGCCTTCACTGAAGGCGCACTGGTCAAGAAAGGCGACTTGCTGTTCCAGATCGACCCGCGTCCGTTCCAGGCTGAGGTCCGCCGCCTTGAAGCCCTGGTTGCCCAGGCTCGCGCCAATGCCAACCGCAGCGACAACGAAGCCCAGCGTGGCGAACGCCTGCGGACCAGCAACGCGATCTCCGCCGAACTGGCCGATTCGCGCACCAGTGCCGCACAAGAAGCCCGCGCCGCCGTCGGCGCCCTTCAGGCGCAACTGGATCTGGCCAAACTGAACCTGAGTTTCACCCGCGTCACCGCGCCAATCAGCGGTCGCGTCAGCCGTGCGGAAATCACCGCCGGCAACCTGGTCACCGCCGACACCACCGCGCTTACCAGCGTTGTTTCCACCGACAAGGTCTACGCCTACTTCGACGCTGACGAACGTGTGTTCCTCAAGTACACCCAGCTCGCTCGCCAGGGCAAACGCGGTGCAACCACTCCGGTTTACCTCGGCCTGTCCAACGAAGACGGCAACCCGCACCAGGGTGTGATGAACTTCGTCGACAACCAGGTCAATCCGAAAACCGGCACCATCCGTGGTCGCGCCGTGTTCGACAACACCGACGGCACTTACACCCCGGGCCTTTATGCCCGTCTGAAACTGGTTGGCAGCGGCACCTACTCCGCCGTGCTGATCAACGATGAAGCGGTCGGTACCGACCTGGGCAAGAAGTTCGTACTGGTGATGGATGCCGACAACAAGACGGCCTATCGCGCGGTCGAGCTCGGTCCGAAGATCGAAGGCTTGCGCATCGTGCGCAGCGGCCTGAACAAGGATGACACCGTCATCGTCAAGGGTCTGCAACGGGTTCGCCCTGGCTCGCCGGTCACCCCCGAAGTGATCCCGATGGCCAGCGAACAAACCCTCGCGGCACTCGCACAACAACGACAAGCGCTGGAAGCCAGCAACCTGCCCCAAGTCGCACCTGCCAAGGTCGCGCCGGGCACGGTCGTGAAACTGGCTGCTGCGACTCCACGCGGTTAA
- a CDS encoding efflux transporter outer membrane subunit encodes MSLKAFLPSLLVLALSACAVGPDYKTPATDPANITTATDGAAGQKNFDRSRFEGIWWQQFEDPTLNQLVTQSLQGNRDLRVAFARWKAARAIRDDVSNNAMPTVTSRASSDLAKGQIPGQTTQRVNSERYDLGLDMAWEIDLFGRIQRNLESANAEQQALEADLYQLQVTMIAELVDSYGQLRGAQLREKIALANLSNQQESRKITESLRDAGVGDQLDVERADARLASVEASVPQLQAEQVRQKNRIATLLGERPDKLTVDLSPKSLPAIAKALPIGDPGELLQRRPDIRSAERKLASATARIGVAKADLFPQVSLSGFLGFTAGRGSQIGSSAANAWALGPSITWAAFDLGSVRARLRAADADAEGALATYEQQVLLALEESENAFSDYGKRQQRLISLIRQSEASRAAADLAEIRYREGTVDFLVLLDAQRERLAAEDTQALAETDLYRGIVAIYKALGGGWQPETVASK; translated from the coding sequence ATGAGCCTGAAAGCCTTCCTGCCGAGCCTTCTGGTACTGGCCCTGAGTGCCTGTGCCGTCGGCCCGGACTACAAGACCCCAGCCACTGATCCGGCGAATATCACCACCGCTACCGATGGCGCTGCCGGTCAGAAAAACTTCGATCGCTCGCGCTTCGAAGGCATCTGGTGGCAGCAGTTCGAAGACCCGACGCTCAATCAGCTGGTGACTCAGTCGCTGCAAGGCAACCGTGATTTGCGGGTGGCATTCGCCCGTTGGAAAGCCGCCCGGGCAATTCGTGATGACGTCAGCAATAACGCCATGCCGACCGTTACCAGCCGCGCCAGCAGCGATCTGGCCAAAGGGCAGATTCCTGGCCAGACCACCCAACGGGTCAACAGCGAACGCTACGACCTGGGTCTGGACATGGCCTGGGAGATCGACCTGTTTGGCCGTATCCAGCGCAACCTGGAATCGGCCAACGCCGAACAGCAAGCGCTTGAAGCCGATCTGTACCAACTGCAAGTCACCATGATTGCCGAACTGGTGGATTCCTATGGCCAACTGCGCGGTGCGCAACTGCGTGAAAAGATCGCCCTGGCCAACCTGAGCAACCAGCAGGAATCGCGCAAGATCACTGAAAGCCTGCGCGATGCCGGCGTCGGCGACCAACTGGACGTGGAACGTGCCGATGCACGCCTCGCCTCGGTCGAAGCCAGCGTGCCTCAGTTACAAGCGGAACAGGTTCGGCAGAAAAACCGTATCGCCACCCTGCTGGGTGAGCGTCCGGACAAATTGACCGTCGACCTGAGTCCAAAGAGCTTGCCGGCCATCGCCAAGGCTTTGCCAATCGGTGATCCCGGCGAATTGCTGCAACGTCGTCCGGACATCCGCAGCGCCGAACGCAAACTGGCCTCCGCCACGGCCCGTATCGGCGTGGCAAAAGCCGATTTGTTCCCGCAGGTCAGCCTCAGCGGCTTCCTTGGCTTTACCGCCGGGCGTGGTTCGCAAATCGGTTCCTCGGCAGCCAATGCCTGGGCACTGGGCCCAAGCATCACTTGGGCGGCATTTGACCTTGGCAGCGTGCGGGCACGTTTGCGCGCCGCCGATGCCGATGCCGAAGGCGCGCTGGCAACCTACGAGCAGCAAGTGCTGCTGGCGCTGGAAGAGTCGGAAAACGCGTTCAGCGACTATGGCAAACGCCAGCAACGCTTGATCTCGCTGATTCGCCAAAGCGAAGCGAGCCGTGCAGCCGCGGACCTGGCCGAAATTCGCTACCGCGAAGGCACCGTGGACTTCCTCGTCCTGCTGGATGCCCAGCGTGAGCGCCTGGCGGCGGAAGATACCCAGGCCCTGGCCGAAACTGATTTGTATCGCGGCATTGTCGCGATTTACAAAGCCCTTGGCGGTGGCTGGCAACCCGAGACGGTGGCCAGCAAGTAA
- a CDS encoding ArnT family glycosyltransferase, translated as MSRSTSSLFLLAALLFFFALGNHQLQGSTEARVAGIAMEMHLDKDWVTPRLFGEPFLEKPPLSLWLDAEAIGAFGGTPWAVRLTSACAGLLSVMLLFAMLRRLGRPTALAWTAALLLATMASYWSNVRGVGEDALLALGVTLALLAFFQGHRQSSPGNALLFTLGIAIATLSKGILGLAMPGVVIFAFLLAESLMDKRLYLSHWLRPGLLTLLGLLPLMIWLALLYQRDGIQAVTQVLLTNSVGRFSGSFVEAGHHEPFYYYLAKLPEAFLPWNILVYLGLWHFRKSLMANRYLLFFTLWILAQFVMLTLASSKRTVYLMSLTPAAAVIAAEYASVLYAKLKARQDVSTLAASVTRHRRSVAFGTLAVVIGGYLAAAQWALPHADRTLSFLPLTEQIRTLQANGQQVALYQANERLGGASVFYTRRVLKGLDTEAQLHEFLTASPSNVAVMAADAEPPAPLKVLKPMMVGKQHYYFVGQ; from the coding sequence ATGTCGCGCTCTACTTCCTCACTGTTCTTGCTCGCCGCGCTGCTGTTTTTCTTCGCCCTGGGCAATCACCAACTGCAAGGTTCCACCGAGGCGCGGGTCGCCGGCATTGCCATGGAAATGCACCTGGACAAAGACTGGGTAACACCCCGCCTGTTCGGTGAACCCTTCCTGGAAAAACCACCCCTGAGCCTGTGGCTCGACGCCGAGGCGATCGGCGCATTCGGCGGCACGCCGTGGGCGGTACGCCTGACCTCGGCCTGTGCCGGTTTGCTCAGCGTGATGCTGTTGTTCGCGATGCTGCGACGCTTGGGCCGGCCAACAGCACTGGCCTGGACCGCGGCATTGCTGTTGGCGACCATGGCCAGTTACTGGAGCAATGTGCGTGGCGTCGGCGAAGACGCGTTGCTCGCCCTCGGCGTGACGCTGGCGCTGCTGGCGTTCTTCCAGGGACATCGGCAATCGAGTCCCGGCAACGCGTTGTTGTTTACCCTGGGCATCGCCATCGCCACCTTGAGCAAAGGCATCCTGGGACTGGCGATGCCCGGGGTGGTGATCTTCGCCTTTTTGCTGGCCGAAAGCCTGATGGACAAGCGCCTGTACCTCTCGCACTGGCTACGTCCGGGCCTGCTGACGCTGCTGGGTTTGCTGCCCTTGATGATCTGGCTGGCACTGCTGTATCAACGCGACGGCATCCAGGCCGTGACGCAAGTGCTACTGACCAATAGCGTCGGACGCTTCAGTGGCTCCTTCGTGGAAGCCGGTCATCACGAACCGTTCTACTACTACCTGGCCAAACTGCCCGAGGCGTTTTTGCCCTGGAACATTCTGGTGTACCTGGGGTTGTGGCATTTCCGCAAAAGCCTGATGGCCAATCGTTACCTGTTGTTCTTCACCCTATGGATACTGGCGCAGTTCGTCATGCTGACGTTGGCTTCAAGTAAACGCACGGTATACCTGATGTCGCTGACGCCGGCGGCGGCCGTCATCGCCGCCGAGTACGCGAGCGTCCTTTACGCAAAACTGAAGGCTCGGCAAGACGTATCCACCCTGGCAGCCAGCGTTACCCGCCATCGCCGCAGCGTCGCGTTTGGCACGCTGGCGGTGGTGATCGGCGGCTACCTCGCCGCCGCACAATGGGCGCTACCCCACGCCGACCGCACATTGTCGTTCCTGCCACTGACCGAGCAGATCCGGACCCTGCAAGCCAACGGTCAGCAAGTCGCACTGTATCAAGCCAACGAACGCCTGGGCGGCGCCAGCGTGTTCTATACCCGCCGCGTGCTCAAAGGACTGGATACCGAGGCGCAGCTGCATGAGTTTCTGACGGCGTCGCCCTCCAATGTAGCGGTCATGGCTGCCGATGCCGAACCACCCGCGCCCTTGAAAGTGCTCAAACCCATGATGGTTGGGAAACAGCATTACTACTTCGTCGGGCAATAA
- a CDS encoding DUF1656 domain-containing protein — MPIDLEIGGVYLPPIAQALLLALPIFLLLDWILRRLGVLSFVWHEALFEGALYVCVCATLILVMGA; from the coding sequence TTGCCCATTGATCTGGAAATAGGCGGCGTGTACCTGCCACCGATCGCCCAGGCCCTGTTGCTGGCCTTGCCGATTTTCCTGCTGCTGGACTGGATCCTGCGCCGCTTGGGTGTGCTGAGTTTCGTCTGGCATGAAGCCCTGTTCGAGGGCGCGTTATATGTCTGTGTATGCGCCACCCTGATTCTGGTGATGGGAGCCTGA
- a CDS encoding HlyD family efflux transporter periplasmic adaptor subunit gives MKKILARLTTVVVVLLAFVLGWYAWEHYTRAPWTRDARVRADVVTLSADVSGRIVSLTVHDNQHVDKGQLLLEIDPARYRLAVERAKRSVEVAKASLGQSEATIVSSQALLRQRESEERRRRTLKERAAISGEEWEKSSTDVAVAQAELLRNQANLGLAQANVQLAIAALTQAELDLQRTRVEAPVSGYVTNLLTRQGDYAAAGGALLALVDSDSFYVSGYFEETKLPRIEEGDRVRIELMSGETFGGTVQSIAFAIADRENLPGGRLLANINPSYTWVKLAQRVPVRIQIDADYVAKNRLRAGTTATVTVMEDHKSQDQP, from the coding sequence TTGAAGAAGATCCTTGCCCGATTGACGACCGTTGTGGTGGTGCTGCTGGCCTTCGTCCTCGGCTGGTACGCCTGGGAGCATTACACCCGCGCGCCCTGGACTCGCGATGCACGGGTTCGGGCCGATGTGGTGACCTTGTCCGCCGATGTCTCGGGGCGCATCGTCAGCCTGACAGTGCATGACAACCAGCATGTCGATAAAGGTCAGCTGTTGCTGGAGATCGACCCGGCTCGCTACAGGCTGGCGGTGGAACGTGCCAAGCGTTCGGTGGAGGTGGCGAAAGCCTCTTTGGGGCAGTCCGAAGCGACCATTGTCTCCAGCCAGGCGCTGCTCAGGCAGCGTGAGAGCGAAGAGCGCCGGCGCCGCACGCTCAAGGAGCGTGCGGCGATCTCTGGCGAGGAGTGGGAAAAGTCCAGCACGGACGTAGCCGTGGCCCAGGCTGAGTTGTTGCGCAACCAGGCCAACCTCGGTTTGGCCCAGGCTAACGTGCAACTGGCCATCGCCGCGTTGACCCAGGCCGAACTCGACTTGCAGCGCACCCGGGTCGAGGCGCCCGTCAGCGGTTACGTTACCAACCTGCTCACCCGCCAGGGTGACTATGCCGCCGCCGGTGGCGCGTTGTTGGCGTTGGTGGATAGCGACTCGTTTTATGTCAGTGGCTACTTCGAAGAAACCAAGCTGCCGCGCATAGAGGAGGGCGATCGCGTCAGGATCGAATTGATGAGCGGCGAGACGTTTGGCGGCACCGTCCAAAGCATCGCCTTTGCCATCGCCGACCGGGAGAACCTGCCCGGCGGACGATTGCTGGCAAACATCAATCCCAGTTACACCTGGGTCAAACTGGCGCAACGGGTGCCGGTGAGAATTCAGATTGACGCCGACTATGTCGCTAAAAATCGCCTGCGTGCCGGGACCACGGCCACCGTGACCGTCATGGAAGACCACAAATCTCAAGACCAACCTTAG
- a CDS encoding efflux RND transporter permease subunit: MNFSQFFISRPIFAAVLSLLILIAGAISLFQLPISEYPEVVPPTVVVRANFPGANPKVIGETVAAPLEQAITGVENMLYMSSQSTADGKITLTITFALGTDLDNAQVQVQNRVTRTEPKLPEEVTRIGITVDKASPDLTMVVHLTSPDKRYDMLYLSNYALLNIKDELARLGGVGDVQLFGMGDYSLRVWLDPNKTASRNLTATDVVTAIREQNRQVAAGALGAPPAPNATAFQLSVNTQGRLVSEEEFENIIIRSGDNGEITRLKDIARVELGSSQYALRSLLNNQPAVAIPIFQRPGSNAIEISNEVRDKMAELKKNFPEGMDFSIVYDPTIFVRGSIEAVVHTLFEALILVVLVVILFLQTWRASIIPLVAVPVSLIGTFAVMHLFGFSLNALSLFGLVLAIGIVVDDAIVVVENVERHIELGETPVEATKKAMREVTGPIIATALVLCAVFIPAAFISGLTGQFYKQFALTIAISTVISAFNSLTLSPALAAVLLKSHSAPKDRFTKVLDKLLGGWLFRPFNRFFERASHGYVGTVARVIRSSGIALLLYAGLMVLTFFGFAHTPTGFVPGQDKQYLVAFAQLPDAASLDRTEDVIKRMSDLALKQPGVESAVAFPGLSINGFTNSPNAGIVFVTLKPFDERKDPSMSAGAIAGALNGQFAGIQEAYMAIFPPPPVQGLGTIGGFRLQIEDKGNLGYDELYKETMNIITKSHNVPELAALFTSYTVNVPQVDAAIDREKAKTHGVAVSDIFDTLQIYLGSLYANDFNRFGRTYQVNVQAEQQFRLEPDQIGQLKVRNNKGEMIPLATFIKVSDTSGPDRVMHYNGFITAEINGAAAPGYSSGQAQAAIEKLLKDELPNGMTYEWTDLTYQQILSGNTALFVFPLCVLLAFLVLAAQYESWSLPLAVILIVPMTLLSAITGVIASGGDNNIFTQIGLIVLVGLACKNAILIVEFAKDKQQEGLNPLAAVLEACRLRLRPILMTSFAFIMGVVPLVFSSGAGAEMRHAMGVAVFSGMLGVTFFGLLLTPVFYVLIRNFVERGEARKAAKALNHQKQLEAQQ, translated from the coding sequence ATGAATTTTTCCCAATTCTTCATTTCACGGCCGATCTTTGCAGCGGTGCTATCGCTGCTGATCCTGATCGCTGGCGCCATCTCGCTGTTCCAGTTACCGATCAGTGAATACCCGGAAGTGGTGCCACCGACGGTGGTGGTTCGTGCCAACTTCCCGGGCGCCAACCCAAAAGTCATCGGTGAAACCGTGGCAGCTCCTCTTGAGCAAGCCATTACCGGCGTCGAGAACATGCTGTACATGTCCTCGCAATCCACCGCTGACGGCAAGATCACCCTGACCATCACCTTTGCGCTGGGCACTGACCTGGATAACGCACAGGTCCAGGTGCAGAACCGCGTGACCCGTACCGAGCCCAAGCTTCCAGAAGAAGTGACGCGCATCGGTATCACCGTCGACAAGGCCTCTCCGGACCTGACGATGGTGGTGCACTTGACCTCGCCGGATAAACGCTACGACATGCTCTACCTGTCCAACTACGCCTTGCTCAACATCAAGGATGAGTTGGCGCGTCTGGGCGGTGTCGGTGACGTGCAACTGTTCGGCATGGGCGATTACTCCCTGCGGGTATGGCTCGATCCGAACAAGACCGCTTCGCGCAACCTGACTGCGACCGATGTCGTTACGGCGATCCGTGAGCAGAACCGTCAGGTAGCGGCCGGTGCACTGGGCGCGCCGCCTGCGCCGAATGCCACTGCATTCCAGCTGTCGGTCAACACTCAGGGCCGTCTGGTTTCTGAAGAAGAGTTTGAGAACATCATCATTCGCTCCGGCGACAACGGTGAGATCACCCGCCTCAAAGACATCGCTCGCGTAGAACTGGGTTCCAGCCAATACGCCCTGCGCTCGTTGCTGAACAACCAGCCGGCAGTGGCGATCCCGATCTTCCAGCGTCCGGGTTCGAACGCGATCGAGATCTCCAACGAAGTTCGCGACAAGATGGCCGAACTGAAGAAGAACTTCCCGGAAGGCATGGACTTCAGCATCGTCTATGACCCGACGATCTTCGTGCGCGGCTCCATCGAGGCGGTGGTCCACACCCTCTTCGAAGCACTGATCCTCGTTGTACTGGTAGTGATCTTGTTCCTGCAAACCTGGCGCGCCTCGATCATTCCGTTGGTGGCGGTGCCGGTTTCGCTGATCGGTACGTTTGCCGTGATGCACCTGTTCGGCTTCTCGCTGAACGCCCTGTCGCTGTTCGGACTGGTACTGGCGATTGGTATCGTGGTGGACGACGCCATCGTGGTGGTGGAGAACGTGGAGAGGCACATCGAGTTGGGAGAAACGCCCGTAGAAGCCACCAAGAAAGCTATGCGGGAGGTGACCGGGCCGATCATCGCGACGGCGCTGGTGCTGTGTGCGGTATTTATCCCGGCGGCGTTCATTTCCGGACTCACTGGCCAGTTCTACAAACAGTTTGCCCTGACCATTGCCATCTCTACCGTGATCTCGGCGTTCAACTCGCTGACACTGTCCCCTGCCCTGGCCGCCGTGCTGCTCAAGAGCCACAGTGCGCCGAAAGATCGCTTTACCAAAGTGCTTGATAAACTATTGGGCGGTTGGCTGTTCCGTCCGTTCAACCGGTTCTTCGAACGCGCCAGCCATGGCTATGTCGGCACCGTAGCCCGGGTTATCCGCAGCAGCGGTATTGCACTGCTGTTGTACGCAGGCCTGATGGTGCTGACCTTCTTCGGTTTCGCCCACACCCCGACCGGCTTCGTACCCGGCCAGGACAAACAATACCTGGTGGCCTTCGCGCAACTGCCGGATGCGGCAAGCCTGGACCGTACCGAAGATGTGATCAAGCGCATGTCCGACCTGGCCCTGAAACAGCCAGGTGTGGAAAGCGCCGTGGCCTTCCCGGGCCTGTCGATCAACGGCTTCACCAACAGTCCTAACGCCGGCATCGTGTTCGTGACCCTGAAACCGTTCGACGAGCGTAAAGACCCGAGCATGTCCGCCGGTGCGATCGCCGGTGCCTTGAACGGTCAGTTTGCCGGGATTCAGGAAGCCTACATGGCGATCTTCCCGCCGCCGCCAGTACAGGGTCTGGGCACCATCGGTGGTTTCCGCCTGCAGATCGAAGACAAGGGCAACCTCGGCTACGACGAGCTGTACAAAGAAACCATGAACATCATTACCAAAAGCCACAACGTGCCGGAACTGGCCGCCCTGTTCACCAGCTACACCGTGAACGTGCCGCAGGTCGATGCCGCTATCGACCGCGAGAAAGCCAAGACCCACGGCGTGGCCGTCAGTGACATCTTCGACACCCTGCAAATCTATCTGGGTTCGCTGTATGCCAACGACTTCAACCGCTTCGGTCGGACTTATCAGGTCAACGTTCAGGCTGAACAGCAGTTCCGTCTCGAACCGGACCAGATCGGTCAGCTCAAAGTGCGCAACAACAAAGGCGAGATGATCCCGCTGGCGACCTTCATCAAGGTCAGCGACACCTCGGGTCCGGACCGCGTGATGCACTACAACGGCTTCATCACTGCTGAAATCAACGGTGCGGCAGCCCCGGGCTACAGCTCCGGCCAGGCTCAGGCGGCCATCGAGAAACTGCTCAAGGATGAACTTCCTAACGGCATGACCTACGAATGGACCGACCTGACCTACCAGCAGATTCTGTCCGGCAACACCGCGTTGTTCGTGTTCCCGCTCTGCGTCTTGCTGGCGTTCCTGGTACTCGCCGCACAGTACGAAAGCTGGAGCCTGCCACTGGCGGTGATCCTGATCGTACCGATGACCCTGCTGTCGGCCATTACCGGTGTAATTGCCTCGGGTGGCGACAACAACATCTTCACCCAGATCGGTTTGATCGTACTCGTGGGGCTTGCCTGTAAGAACGCGATTTTGATCGTCGAGTTTGCCAAGGATAAACAGCAGGAAGGCCTTAACCCGCTGGCTGCGGTTCTGGAAGCTTGCCGCCTGCGTCTGCGTCCGATCCTGATGACCTCCTTCGCGTTCATCATGGGCGTGGTGCCTCTGGTTTTCTCCAGCGGTGCCGGTGCCGAAATGCGTCACGCCATGGGTGTGGCGGTGTTCTCCGGGATGCTCGGGGTAACCTTCTTCGGCCTGTTGCTGACGCCTGTGTTCTACGTACTGATTCGTAACTTTGTGGAGCGCGGTGAAGCGCGCAAAGCGGCCAAGGCGCTGAATCATCAAAAGCAACTGGAGGCGCAACAATGA